From Myxococcales bacterium, one genomic window encodes:
- a CDS encoding type II secretion system protein yields the protein MSSPGKRRRLTGFTTIELVIVIALMGIVAIGLSRLIALPFSTYRDLSLRAQLVDFADASIRRIARDLRRALPNSIRVAGSAETIEFIRALDGARYRRDPGDNGGGNDHTAASDWLSFGGDTDFNILGSFAHLRFTLGTPLSSGHRIAIYSTGSEIYTDAATDANPGTVTPDETDITITQDGDEQQINLSTSHQFSYESPVQRLYVVDTPVTYDCDLSGNTLTRYWSYPIASSQPTDPSSPPLLGATSSLMNNLIESCSFDYAPGTPQRAGLVTIELVVANGGERVRVLHQVHVDNSP from the coding sequence ATGTCGAGTCCGGGCAAGCGACGCAGGCTGACGGGGTTTACGACGATCGAACTGGTGATCGTCATCGCACTCATGGGAATCGTCGCAATCGGACTGTCGCGCTTGATCGCACTCCCCTTCTCGACCTATCGAGATCTCTCGCTGCGCGCCCAGCTCGTAGACTTCGCCGATGCTTCGATACGACGCATCGCCCGCGACCTGCGCCGGGCGCTGCCAAACAGCATCCGCGTCGCGGGCAGTGCAGAAACCATCGAATTCATTCGCGCACTCGACGGCGCACGCTATCGCCGAGATCCCGGTGACAATGGCGGCGGCAACGACCACACCGCTGCCAGCGACTGGTTGTCATTCGGTGGAGATACGGATTTCAATATCCTCGGGTCGTTTGCACATTTGCGCTTCACCTTGGGAACCCCCCTGAGCAGCGGCCATCGAATTGCGATCTACAGCACGGGAAGTGAGATCTACACCGATGCTGCCACTGATGCCAATCCGGGCACGGTGACCCCCGACGAAACGGACATCACCATCACCCAAGATGGCGACGAACAGCAGATCAACCTCTCGACATCCCATCAATTCTCTTATGAGTCTCCGGTTCAACGACTGTATGTAGTCGATACTCCGGTCACCTACGATTGTGATCTGTCCGGCAACACGCTGACGCGATATTGGTCCTACCCCATCGCTTCGAGTCAGCCAACGGATCCGAGCAGCCCTCCTCTGCTCGGCGCTACATCCTCTCTGATGAATAATCTGATCGAAAGCTGCAGCTTCGACTACGCGCCGGGGACTCCTCAGCGGGCAGGCCTGGTGACGATCGAATTGGTC
- a CDS encoding prepilin-type N-terminal cleavage/methylation domain-containing protein: MNRLQCGFSLIEMVIAITVLSIALTGTMMVMDTTLRSSADPMIRHQAIVIAETYMEEIFLQMYIDPDLDQVSGAVCPTAEASRDLYDNICDYDGLSDSGATDQTGASITGLDAYTINVDVNVSATLNTLTTSAQVLRIDIEVSHPSLASLSVSAYRTRN, translated from the coding sequence ATGAACCGCCTCCAGTGCGGCTTCTCCCTGATCGAGATGGTCATCGCAATTACCGTGCTCTCGATCGCACTCACGGGCACGATGATGGTGATGGATACTACGTTGCGCAGCAGCGCCGATCCCATGATCCGACATCAGGCGATCGTGATCGCCGAAACGTACATGGAAGAGATTTTCCTCCAGATGTACATCGATCCGGACCTCGACCAGGTCTCCGGTGCGGTTTGCCCTACTGCAGAAGCGAGTCGAGATCTCTACGACAATATCTGCGACTACGACGGCCTGAGTGATTCCGGAGCGACGGATCAGACCGGTGCGTCGATCACCGGCCTCGATGCCTACACGATCAACGTCGACGTCAACGTCAGCGCCACCCTCAACACTTTGACGACCAGCGCCCAGGTCTTGCGCATCGACATTGAGGTCTCGCATCCCTCCCTTGCGAGCCTCAGTGTCAGTGCCTATCGAACCAGGAACTGA